The proteins below are encoded in one region of Ferroplasma acidiphilum:
- a CDS encoding DNA topoisomerase I, translating into MVLNLIIAEKMDAGRRISYILSDKTSKQKKTKNISYIEFERNNEQNIMVSLSGHILGADFPEEFKDWVKSDLDKLIDSNIIYKVTNQRAYSALKSFSGIDNIIIATDYDREGELIGVEALKFIEPGYTNIRRAKFSALTSQEVKDAFDNLLDVNYGLADSAKAREEIDLLWGAVLTRFFSVTSNRLWKDFISVGRVQTPTLALIVEREEEITSFVPEKYFVINVTFNKGIDFQGVYEKNIKDEDEANKIFNAINGNDGIVKSYKNEKKEVYKPPPFSTTDFLREASRIGVTPSNAMKIAEKLYMSGLISYPRTDNTVYQRSIPLKSIAKKFEGTEFDNEAKMVLGQEKIYPSRGKVETTDHPPIYPVSYPKKALTGAYKNIYELIVRRFLATLYKNAVIEKSDADIDIKGYNFKSSGEKIIDNGWFDIYKYRKLREYKLPELVIGETVKGKKWNMEEKYTEPPKRYDVASLLKLMESLNLGTKSTRHDIIQKLNDRNFATGNPLRPTPLGIGFIKSITTIDSDIAKPDMTAELEKEMDKIAENQKKLDDVVNDSRNMLHSALKGFRGNKEEIKETITSYANKGDSIGTCPLDGGEISLIKFRNFSKIKCSTEGCKINFNLNATGLVQMTDKRCDVCSLPIIKIIRKGQSPEYRCVDPNCEYNRKKLSIGKCPSDGGDLIIRQSRYGKRFLGCSNYPKCTVTYPLPQKGVIMPTGEICRYCGAPLLIMVNGKRKWKFCPNMKCEYNRKDKVEKSESENK; encoded by the coding sequence TTGGTACTCAATTTAATTATAGCAGAAAAAATGGATGCCGGAAGGCGTATATCGTACATTCTCTCGGATAAAACATCGAAGCAGAAAAAAACTAAGAACATCAGTTATATAGAATTTGAAAGGAACAATGAGCAGAATATCATGGTCTCATTAAGTGGGCATATACTAGGAGCTGATTTTCCAGAAGAGTTCAAAGATTGGGTTAAATCTGACCTTGATAAGCTTATAGACTCCAATATTATCTATAAAGTTACCAACCAGAGGGCATATTCTGCATTGAAATCATTTTCAGGCATTGATAATATCATTATAGCTACTGACTATGACCGTGAAGGAGAACTCATAGGAGTGGAGGCATTAAAATTTATAGAGCCGGGTTATACAAACATCAGGCGTGCCAAATTCAGTGCACTGACGTCACAGGAGGTAAAGGATGCCTTTGACAATCTCCTTGATGTAAATTACGGGCTTGCAGACTCTGCCAAGGCACGGGAAGAGATAGACCTGCTCTGGGGTGCAGTTCTCACAAGGTTTTTCTCTGTAACAAGCAACAGGCTCTGGAAAGATTTTATCTCTGTGGGAAGGGTACAGACGCCAACACTGGCATTGATAGTTGAAAGGGAAGAAGAAATAACAAGCTTTGTGCCGGAAAAATATTTTGTCATAAATGTTACATTCAATAAGGGAATAGATTTCCAGGGCGTGTATGAAAAAAATATAAAAGACGAAGATGAAGCAAATAAAATTTTTAATGCAATAAATGGGAATGATGGGATAGTAAAATCATATAAAAATGAGAAAAAAGAGGTGTATAAACCCCCACCATTCAGCACAACGGATTTCCTGAGGGAAGCATCCAGAATAGGGGTTACGCCGTCCAATGCTATGAAAATAGCCGAAAAGCTCTATATGAGCGGGCTTATAAGCTATCCAAGAACTGATAATACCGTTTACCAGCGATCTATACCGCTTAAAAGCATAGCAAAAAAATTTGAAGGTACTGAATTTGATAATGAAGCAAAGATGGTACTGGGGCAGGAAAAGATTTATCCATCGAGGGGCAAGGTTGAAACTACAGACCACCCGCCAATATACCCTGTTTCATATCCGAAAAAGGCTCTTACAGGTGCATATAAAAACATCTATGAACTTATAGTTAGAAGATTTTTAGCTACATTGTATAAAAATGCAGTTATAGAAAAATCTGATGCAGATATTGACATAAAAGGTTATAATTTCAAATCATCGGGCGAAAAAATAATCGACAACGGATGGTTTGACATTTATAAATACAGAAAATTAAGAGAATATAAACTTCCAGAACTGGTAATAGGGGAAACAGTAAAAGGAAAAAAATGGAATATGGAAGAAAAGTATACGGAGCCTCCTAAGAGATACGATGTGGCATCCCTGCTTAAACTCATGGAATCATTGAATCTCGGAACAAAAAGCACAAGGCATGACATTATACAGAAGCTCAATGACAGGAACTTTGCAACAGGCAATCCATTAAGGCCAACACCGCTGGGTATAGGGTTCATAAAATCTATAACAACTATTGATTCAGACATTGCAAAGCCTGATATGACTGCCGAGCTGGAAAAAGAGATGGATAAAATAGCAGAAAACCAGAAAAAATTGGATGATGTTGTCAATGACTCAAGAAATATGCTCCACAGTGCGTTAAAAGGTTTCAGAGGGAATAAGGAAGAAATTAAAGAAACAATTACATCATATGCCAACAAGGGCGATTCTATAGGGACATGCCCGCTGGATGGCGGTGAAATATCACTGATTAAATTCAGGAATTTTTCAAAAATAAAGTGCTCAACAGAGGGCTGCAAAATCAATTTTAACCTTAACGCCACCGGGTTAGTGCAGATGACGGATAAAAGGTGTGATGTATGTTCCCTGCCAATTATAAAGATAATCAGGAAAGGACAGTCCCCGGAGTATAGATGTGTCGATCCGAATTGCGAATATAACAGAAAAAAACTTTCTATTGGAAAATGCCCCTCTGATGGTGGCGACCTCATAATCAGGCAATCCAGGTACGGAAAGCGGTTTCTGGGGTGCTCCAACTATCCAAAATGCACCGTAACATATCCACTCCCGCAGAAAGGTGTGATAATGCCAACAGGAGAAATATGCCGGTACTGTGGCGCACCATTGCTTATAATGGTTAATGGAAAGAGAAAATGGAAATTTTGCCCGAATATGAAATGTGAATACAACAGGAAGGATAAAGTTGAAAAAAGCGAATCAGAGAATAAATAG
- a CDS encoding presenilin family intramembrane aspartyl protease PSH has protein sequence MKKANQRINSELFGILLFIVSTAFALYLAFNLDQISGIAAESNGISFIFVIYYIVFIVIFTAAALYIIKKHAKIMKAIFIVLVLYMIFLVSSIVAGIVAVNLPEYYAIIAIVTGFFAYMLIFRNEWYITDAAGLIMISGAAAILGILLRPYIAITLLVVFAVYDYISVYKTKHMVTLAKAAIDNQFPLMFTLPSQGGIKIKDLTFDNRGTHSVIMLGFGDMAIPELLIISSAIYNPLHIALFIALTLAGALSALGFLFFFNHGKPAPGLPYINTGVIIGFLIAFAVVAI, from the coding sequence TTGAAAAAAGCGAATCAGAGAATAAATAGTGAGCTGTTCGGCATTCTGCTCTTCATAGTTTCAACAGCATTTGCACTGTACCTGGCATTTAACCTTGACCAGATTTCCGGCATAGCTGCAGAGTCAAATGGCATATCATTTATCTTTGTTATATACTATATAGTTTTCATTGTCATTTTTACTGCTGCGGCACTTTACATAATTAAAAAACATGCAAAGATAATGAAAGCAATATTTATTGTACTTGTACTATACATGATTTTCCTGGTGTCATCCATAGTTGCAGGAATAGTTGCTGTGAATCTTCCTGAATATTATGCAATAATTGCTATAGTAACAGGTTTCTTTGCATACATGTTGATATTCCGGAATGAATGGTATATCACAGATGCTGCAGGGCTTATTATGATATCCGGGGCAGCGGCTATACTGGGCATACTTCTCAGGCCTTATATTGCAATAACTTTGCTGGTAGTTTTCGCTGTGTATGATTATATATCAGTTTATAAAACGAAGCATATGGTAACACTTGCTAAGGCGGCGATTGACAATCAGTTTCCACTTATGTTCACCCTTCCATCTCAAGGTGGAATCAAAATTAAAGACCTTACATTCGATAATCGCGGCACACATTCTGTAATAATGCTGGGGTTTGGAGATATGGCAATTCCTGAACTATTAATTATCTCCTCTGCAATATACAATCCACTCCATATTGCATTGTTTATTGCACTTACCCTGGCAGGGGCACTCTCTGCCCTTGGATTTCTTTTCTTTTTTAACCATGGAAAACCTGCGCCAGGGCTTCCTTATATCAATACTGGAGTTATAATTGGCTTCCTTATTGCATTTGCAGTTGTAGCGATTTAA
- the purH gene encoding bifunctional phosphoribosylaminoimidazolecarboxamide formyltransferase/IMP cyclohydrolase — protein sequence MRILISVYDKTGLVNFLSSIKDHIDEIYGTEGTVKYLKDNNIAANNSSNLTGFDDLLGGRVKTLHPAIFSGILSKRDSESNMQLEKYHYKDFDMVICNLYPFVEASKTDDLEKMIENIDIGGLSLIRAAAKNYKNVAVLSHPDDYSMVKDVLQKNGKIDMKTKEILGLRAFSRSADYDIQIYNRLYRKLNDKQPEELFIHGYDRTDLRYGENPDQEAYMFKVNEKYGIPNSIQLNGKELSYNNILDANAALETVQDFQDITSVIVKHRTPSGVSSAGTLKEAFINSYNADPESAYGFVVALNRKLDMDTAKEMQKKFIEVLIAPEYDTDALNLLKKKKNMRILKCSMDHDPEKAIYSVSGGVLVQSRLDYRYDNLELKSTAEAGKEKLADLEFAWKVVAHAKSNAMVLAKNRTTVGIGAGQTSRIESLKIAIERGNSNVKGSVLASDAFIPFDDSVIECYKNGIDAIIQPGGSIRDDDVIKRCNEYKIPLYFTGKRVFLH from the coding sequence ATGAGAATTCTCATAAGCGTCTATGACAAGACAGGCCTGGTTAATTTTTTAAGTTCAATAAAGGACCATATTGATGAGATATATGGGACAGAAGGCACAGTAAAATACCTCAAAGATAATAATATTGCAGCAAATAATTCATCAAATCTTACGGGGTTCGACGATCTTCTTGGCGGGCGTGTAAAAACACTGCATCCCGCAATCTTTTCAGGAATACTTTCAAAACGTGACAGTGAAAGCAATATGCAGCTGGAAAAATATCATTATAAAGATTTTGACATGGTAATATGCAATTTATATCCATTCGTTGAGGCGTCTAAAACAGATGATCTTGAGAAAATGATAGAAAATATAGACATAGGTGGCTTGTCGCTTATAAGGGCAGCTGCAAAGAATTACAAAAATGTTGCAGTACTCTCACATCCGGATGATTACAGCATGGTAAAAGATGTTCTTCAAAAGAATGGGAAAATTGATATGAAAACTAAAGAAATACTGGGGTTAAGGGCATTCTCAAGATCTGCGGATTATGATATTCAGATATATAACCGGCTGTACAGGAAATTAAATGATAAGCAGCCTGAGGAATTATTCATACATGGCTACGATAGGACAGATCTGAGATACGGGGAAAATCCAGACCAGGAAGCATATATGTTCAAGGTAAATGAAAAATATGGAATACCAAATTCCATACAGTTGAACGGCAAAGAATTATCATACAATAATATACTGGATGCCAATGCAGCACTGGAAACAGTGCAGGATTTTCAGGATATTACATCTGTAATAGTAAAGCACAGGACTCCATCAGGTGTATCCAGTGCAGGCACATTGAAAGAAGCTTTTATCAATTCATACAACGCAGACCCGGAATCAGCCTATGGATTTGTAGTTGCACTCAACAGAAAACTCGATATGGATACAGCAAAGGAAATGCAAAAAAAATTTATTGAGGTATTGATAGCTCCAGAATATGATACAGATGCATTGAACCTGTTAAAAAAGAAAAAGAATATGAGAATCCTGAAATGCTCCATGGATCACGACCCTGAAAAAGCAATTTATTCGGTATCCGGAGGTGTACTTGTGCAGTCCAGGCTGGACTACAGGTATGACAATCTGGAATTGAAATCAACAGCAGAAGCAGGAAAGGAAAAACTTGCAGACCTGGAATTTGCGTGGAAGGTAGTTGCACATGCAAAGAGCAATGCCATGGTACTTGCAAAGAACAGGACAACGGTTGGAATTGGTGCAGGGCAAACATCCAGGATAGAATCATTAAAAATAGCTATAGAAAGGGGCAATAGCAATGTAAAAGGTTCAGTGCTGGCTTCTGACGCATTCATTCCATTTGACGACTCGGTCATCGAATGCTATAAGAATGGAATAGATGCTATCATACAACCTGGCGGATCTATAAGGGATGATGACGTAATAAAAAGGTGCAATGAATATAAAATACCATTATACTTTACCGGAAAGCGTGTTTTCCTTCATTAA
- the polX gene encoding DNA polymerase/3'-5' exonuclease PolX, with protein MSNSEIAGIFENLYNILSIDEKTKFEALAYQRVARELQSMPDDVSDLYDKYGIGGLMKIPGVGKGIAQHIIEYLKTGKIEKYEKIKSEYPIDFKDLFRIEGLGPKKAILLYKKLGIKNLNDLKKAAEEHKIADIPGFGKKSEELILKNISMLASLHGRILLAQGLNEARKIISYLTKSDFIDRCFIAGSTRRMKETLGDIDILATSKDSKKTMDLFINFEDARSVMIKGETKTTILLSTGVTCDLRVINDASFGAALQYFTGSKDHNIKIRKIAIGNNYKLNEYGLFYNDSNIAASKDEKFIYNRLNMDYIPPEMREDRGEIELALQHRIPELISLNDIKGDLHLHTKESDGLNTTEEMVNAALEKRYEYIAMTNHTKNLKIAHGIGDQDFIKYFDTVDKLNQKYKIKILKGAEVDILKDGSLDLKDETLGQMDCVIASVHMNISMEKEDMTQRVINAIKTGKVNILGHPTGRLINKRSSYEIELDEVSKYCEKYKTALEINSSPERLDLNDENILKTSKYNVYYSINTDSHNIYGYDFMELGVGTARRGWLGKEKVINTMDLNGLMKFLKK; from the coding sequence ATGTCAAACTCGGAAATAGCTGGGATTTTTGAAAATTTATACAATATTTTAAGCATTGATGAAAAAACAAAATTTGAAGCCCTGGCATACCAGAGGGTGGCAAGGGAATTGCAATCAATGCCGGATGATGTTTCTGATCTCTATGATAAATATGGCATTGGTGGATTAATGAAAATTCCCGGTGTTGGCAAGGGAATCGCACAGCATATAATAGAATACCTGAAAACCGGAAAAATAGAAAAATATGAAAAAATTAAAAGTGAATACCCTATTGATTTTAAAGATTTATTCCGGATAGAAGGCCTAGGGCCTAAAAAAGCAATATTACTGTATAAAAAGCTCGGCATAAAAAATTTAAATGATTTAAAAAAAGCTGCAGAAGAACATAAAATAGCAGATATCCCCGGCTTTGGGAAAAAAAGCGAAGAATTAATATTAAAGAATATTTCAATGCTGGCTTCGTTGCACGGTAGAATTTTGCTTGCCCAGGGATTAAATGAGGCAAGAAAAATCATTTCATATTTAACAAAAAGTGATTTTATAGACAGATGCTTTATCGCCGGGTCAACAAGAAGAATGAAAGAGACTCTGGGGGACATTGATATACTGGCAACATCGAAAGATAGCAAAAAAACTATGGATTTATTTATAAATTTTGAGGATGCAAGATCGGTGATGATAAAAGGCGAGACAAAAACAACAATTCTATTAAGCACCGGTGTGACCTGCGACCTGCGTGTTATCAATGATGCAAGCTTTGGTGCTGCATTGCAATATTTTACTGGTAGCAAAGACCACAATATAAAGATAAGGAAAATAGCAATAGGCAATAATTATAAGTTGAATGAATACGGCCTGTTTTATAATGATAGCAATATAGCAGCCAGTAAGGATGAAAAATTCATATACAACAGGCTAAATATGGATTATATACCTCCAGAAATGCGTGAAGACCGTGGTGAGATAGAACTGGCATTGCAACACAGGATACCGGAATTGATAAGTTTAAATGACATTAAAGGAGACCTGCATTTGCATACAAAGGAAAGTGATGGCCTCAACACAACGGAAGAAATGGTTAATGCTGCGCTGGAAAAGCGTTATGAATATATTGCAATGACAAACCACACAAAAAATCTAAAAATAGCCCATGGAATTGGAGACCAGGATTTTATAAAATATTTTGATACAGTAGATAAATTAAATCAGAAATATAAGATAAAAATATTGAAAGGCGCAGAAGTTGATATCTTAAAGGATGGCTCACTGGATTTAAAAGATGAAACACTGGGACAGATGGATTGCGTAATTGCTTCAGTCCATATGAATATCTCAATGGAAAAGGAAGATATGACACAGAGAGTAATAAACGCAATAAAAACCGGTAAGGTAAATATTCTGGGGCACCCCACCGGAAGGTTGATTAATAAAAGATCGTCATATGAAATAGAACTGGATGAGGTATCAAAATACTGTGAAAAATATAAAACTGCACTGGAAATTAATTCTTCTCCTGAGAGGTTAGATTTAAACGATGAAAACATTCTAAAAACCTCGAAGTACAATGTTTATTATTCAATAAACACAGATTCGCACAACATTTACGGGTATGATTTTATGGAATTGGGCGTTGGAACCGCAAGAAGGGGATGGCTTGGAAAGGAAAAAGTAATAAACACAATGGATTTAAATGGCCTGATGAAGTTTTTAAAAAAATAA
- a CDS encoding penicillin acylase family protein — protein sequence MKVFSSKKRFIVGVIVAIVIISMISVSIGPLPPTNKLLNPSKGIYSIPPEYKTGAKYMNITYNGKTAEVITFQESDGFIGIYSNHNWSLYYEQGYLEAKYRLAQMVFIKKEAQGTLSELVGKSELSSDIFSRELMDCQIAKSEVNNLSKTSYTYMATSNFVSGINSYINNLSYGNTPLLFKLLNYKPKDFNITNIFAIQQTFLWENSAGGFEPLYFQYALQKMPENIIKALYPAYQAGIQNPIVPYQCNPGIYNETGDINNLTLYTPSVHIPVNISSIPAFSSPTSLAFPSSESFSNDWAVNGVKTDNVSALLANDPHLTTSVPSIWIGFQLVSPGMNVIGVVFPGFPGIILGHNSYIAWGATNGQTQETYFYAEETSSSHPYSYYSNGNWTKFTVINETINVKDSKPYNLQLEVADNGVVVDNDSGTKIAMDWTGLSPSYELTFFLHIDRAHTVSEFRDNLTQYFKVAIQNWAVAGSKGNIGIFPYGDYPVIESGNPRGVLNGTGRSNWVGFIPLKYEPSLYDPARGFVFSANQITVSPGYPYYTGWLYETGPRANEIYSLLNSTSGFNTSKMEKVQLSVHDYSTNIFLKPLLKSIEKYYGNTEIYNELESWNGNMDINSSAASVFHFWEHNIVNDTFLPYMEEYGITPQDGLYNISFFLGSDVTYHGPLMEDLVNWTINYPDSTYFNNPLNGNVENFSSLALHAFNQTINELNKKYGTISSKWDWGNIHKRYLSSFFSINTLNTKEIPAAGNGNTINAAYGLTSNFGPSWRLIVNLSNPAKSVGIYPGGISENPLSSYYSNNFIPWNNGVYYTLIPVNMPEQFYQGYGDQK from the coding sequence ATGAAAGTCTTTTCATCTAAAAAAAGATTCATAGTAGGAGTAATTGTTGCAATAGTTATAATTTCAATGATTTCAGTCTCCATTGGGCCTTTACCGCCGACTAATAAACTGCTAAATCCTTCAAAAGGTATTTATTCTATTCCACCGGAGTATAAAACTGGCGCTAAATATATGAATATTACTTATAATGGTAAGACTGCAGAGGTCATAACTTTCCAGGAATCTGATGGATTTATAGGCATATATAGCAACCATAACTGGTCGTTATATTATGAACAGGGCTATTTAGAGGCAAAATACAGGCTTGCACAGATGGTCTTCATCAAGAAGGAAGCACAGGGCACTTTATCCGAACTTGTAGGTAAAAGTGAATTGTCATCGGATATATTTTCAAGGGAATTAATGGACTGCCAGATAGCTAAATCTGAAGTAAACAACCTTTCAAAAACTTCCTACACCTATATGGCAACCAGCAATTTTGTCTCCGGTATAAACTCATACATAAACAATTTGAGCTATGGAAATACGCCACTGCTTTTTAAACTGCTCAATTATAAGCCCAAGGATTTTAACATAACAAATATCTTTGCAATCCAGCAAACTTTTCTGTGGGAAAACAGTGCAGGAGGCTTTGAGCCGCTTTACTTCCAGTATGCATTGCAGAAAATGCCTGAAAACATTATAAAAGCGCTGTATCCAGCTTACCAGGCAGGAATACAAAACCCCATTGTGCCTTATCAATGCAATCCGGGAATTTACAACGAAACAGGCGATATTAACAATTTAACATTATACACGCCGTCTGTGCATATACCGGTAAACATAAGCAGCATACCTGCATTTTCATCGCCAACATCACTTGCATTTCCATCCTCTGAAAGTTTCAGCAACGACTGGGCAGTCAACGGGGTAAAAACAGACAATGTTTCGGCTTTGCTTGCAAATGACCCACATCTCACGACAAGCGTGCCTTCAATATGGATAGGTTTCCAGCTTGTATCTCCAGGCATGAACGTGATCGGAGTGGTGTTCCCTGGTTTCCCCGGCATAATACTCGGACATAATAGTTACATAGCATGGGGTGCAACTAACGGGCAGACACAGGAAACTTACTTCTATGCTGAAGAAACATCCAGTTCACATCCATACAGTTACTATTCCAACGGAAACTGGACAAAATTCACAGTGATAAACGAAACAATAAATGTAAAGGATTCAAAGCCATATAATCTGCAGCTGGAAGTTGCAGACAATGGGGTTGTGGTTGACAATGATTCGGGAACAAAAATTGCCATGGACTGGACGGGTCTATCCCCGAGTTATGAGCTTACATTTTTCCTGCATATAGACAGAGCACATACAGTATCAGAGTTCAGGGACAACCTTACACAATATTTCAAGGTTGCAATACAGAACTGGGCAGTTGCAGGTTCAAAGGGCAATATCGGCATATTCCCGTATGGAGATTATCCTGTCATAGAATCAGGCAATCCCAGAGGTGTATTAAATGGAACTGGTAGGTCAAACTGGGTGGGTTTCATACCACTGAAATATGAGCCGTCCTTATACGACCCTGCAAGGGGATTTGTATTCTCTGCTAACCAGATAACTGTTTCACCAGGTTATCCATATTATACTGGCTGGCTTTATGAAACAGGGCCACGTGCAAATGAGATATATTCATTGTTAAATTCAACTTCCGGGTTCAATACGTCAAAAATGGAAAAAGTACAGTTGTCGGTACATGATTACTCAACCAATATTTTCCTGAAGCCCCTGTTGAAATCCATTGAAAAATACTATGGAAATACAGAAATATATAATGAATTGGAATCATGGAACGGGAATATGGATATTAATTCTTCAGCAGCAAGTGTTTTCCATTTCTGGGAACATAATATAGTAAACGATACTTTCCTGCCATACATGGAAGAATACGGAATAACTCCTCAGGATGGATTATATAACATATCATTCTTCCTGGGTAGCGATGTAACATACCATGGCCCACTGATGGAAGACCTGGTAAACTGGACAATTAATTATCCTGATTCAACATATTTCAATAACCCTTTGAATGGCAATGTTGAGAATTTTTCATCACTGGCACTTCATGCATTTAACCAGACAATAAATGAGCTTAATAAAAAATATGGCACAATATCATCGAAATGGGACTGGGGCAATATTCATAAGAGGTACTTATCCAGCTTCTTTAGCATAAATACATTGAATACAAAGGAAATCCCGGCGGCTGGAAATGGAAATACGATAAACGCAGCATACGGGCTTACATCCAATTTTGGCCCCTCATGGAGGCTTATAGTTAACCTGTCAAATCCTGCAAAGTCCGTAGGCATATATCCCGGTGGCATCTCTGAAAACCCATTGAGCAGTTATTATTCAAACAACTTCATACCATGGAACAACGGTGTATATTACACATTAATTCCAGTAAATATGCCGGAACAATTTTATCAGGGGTATGGTGATCAAAAATGA
- a CDS encoding DUF5680 domain-containing protein, with protein sequence MDDNKLTKFLTSAKLNGYSSGNAYYKGKIAGTMEFSFKDGKLKYADIYSGTVSFIGQETVFENNIPQWGMVYYGAILDDSYDSKEVYDFLRSALRTMPESLPLRGNDVFSNNKFTYKNASEGDIGHFMGYEEIEEADNVIYEMHYSGGYII encoded by the coding sequence ATGGACGATAATAAACTCACAAAATTTTTAACCTCAGCAAAATTAAATGGCTATAGTTCCGGAAATGCTTATTATAAGGGCAAAATTGCCGGAACAATGGAATTTTCATTTAAAGATGGTAAATTGAAATATGCAGACATTTATTCCGGAACTGTATCATTTATCGGGCAAGAAACCGTCTTTGAGAATAATATTCCACAGTGGGGCATGGTGTATTATGGTGCAATCCTGGATGACAGCTATGACTCCAAAGAGGTTTATGATTTTCTCCGGAGTGCCTTAAGGACCATGCCAGAAAGCCTGCCCTTGAGAGGGAATGATGTTTTCTCAAACAATAAATTTACATACAAAAACGCCAGTGAAGGGGATATAGGGCATTTTATGGGATATGAAGAAATTGAGGAAGCTGATAATGTTATTTATGAAATGCATTACTCTGGCGGCTATATCATATGA
- a CDS encoding methionine adenosyltransferase codes for MESQLKVERNIQVEAIKQSPTMSREVEIVERKGIGHPDSVADGIAESVSRALSKYYLKQYGRILHHNTDQVEVVGGQADPKFKGGNVLDPTYILLSGRATASVGNERIPVKSLAIKSAKDYLREHFPDLDIDSDVMIDSRIGNGSVDLRGLYDTRKFKANDTSFGVGFAPFTDTETLVKLTEKYINGDLKKSLPAIGYDIKVMGFRKGRTINLTVAAAYVDKYVKDPSEYYAIKDELVNKIKDNAVKYTDEDVQVFVNTGDVKSDSVYYLTVTGLSMENGDDGSVGRGNRVNGIITPYRPMSMEAAAGKNPVTHVGKLYNVLSNQIADKVVKEEGGDIKEVLVRIVSQIGRPVDEPHVASLQLIYEDNVDPSKHKNNIRAIADDKLAHIEELTQMFVDGKADVF; via the coding sequence ATGGAGTCACAATTAAAAGTTGAAAGAAACATCCAGGTAGAGGCAATAAAGCAGAGCCCTACAATGAGCAGGGAAGTTGAAATTGTGGAGAGAAAGGGAATCGGGCATCCGGACAGCGTTGCGGATGGAATTGCCGAATCAGTAAGCAGGGCATTGAGCAAATATTACTTAAAGCAATATGGCAGAATATTACACCATAATACAGATCAGGTGGAGGTGGTGGGAGGACAGGCAGATCCTAAATTCAAAGGAGGAAATGTTCTTGACCCTACATACATATTATTAAGTGGGCGTGCTACTGCATCCGTTGGAAACGAGAGAATTCCTGTAAAATCACTGGCAATTAAGTCAGCAAAAGATTATTTGAGAGAGCATTTCCCGGATCTTGACATAGATTCTGATGTAATGATAGATTCAAGAATAGGAAATGGATCGGTGGACCTGAGAGGGTTATATGATACAAGAAAATTCAAAGCAAATGATACTTCCTTTGGAGTTGGATTTGCACCATTTACCGATACAGAGACACTTGTAAAACTTACAGAGAAATATATAAACGGCGACCTTAAGAAATCATTGCCAGCAATAGGATATGATATAAAGGTAATGGGATTCAGGAAGGGAAGGACCATAAACCTTACAGTGGCAGCAGCATATGTGGATAAATACGTTAAAGACCCTTCAGAATATTATGCTATAAAGGATGAACTTGTAAACAAGATAAAGGATAATGCAGTAAAATACACAGATGAGGACGTTCAGGTATTTGTAAATACTGGAGATGTCAAATCAGACAGTGTTTATTACCTTACTGTTACAGGCCTTTCTATGGAGAATGGCGATGATGGCTCCGTGGGAAGAGGAAACAGAGTCAATGGAATAATAACACCATACAGGCCAATGAGTATGGAAGCTGCAGCAGGGAAAAATCCTGTAACCCATGTGGGAAAGTTGTATAATGTACTGTCAAACCAGATAGCAGACAAAGTGGTAAAGGAAGAAGGAGGAGATATAAAGGAAGTCCTTGTAAGGATAGTTTCCCAGATAGGAAGGCCTGTAGATGAGCCTCATGTTGCATCTTTACAGCTTATCTATGAAGACAATGTTGACCCTTCAAAACATAAGAACAATATAAGGGCAATAGCAGATGACAAACTGGCACACATAGAAGAACTAACACAGATGTTTGTTGACGGAAAAGCAGATGTCTTTTAA